The genomic stretch ccagcactttgggaggccaaggcaggtggatcacgaggtcaagagatcgagaccatcctggccaacatagtgaaaccccgtctctactaaaaatataaaaattagctggatgtggtggtgcacacctgtagtcccagctacttgggaggctgaggcaggagaattgcttgaacctgggaggcggaggttgcagtgagccgagattgcgccactgcacgccagcctggcgacagagcaagactccgtctcaaaacaaaacaaaaaaccaacatttTTTCCCCAGGctcagtggtggctcatgcctgtaatcccagaactttgggaggtagagattggtggattgcttgagcctaggagtttgaggccaacctgggcaaaaaatacaaaaaattacaaaaacacaaaaattagccaggcatggtggcacacacctgtggtcccagctactcaggaggcagaggtgggaggatcgcctgaaccctGGAGACCAAGTGTCAGTAAGCCGcgattatgctactgcactccatacagagtcagaccctgtctcaaaaaaaacaaaatttcttttttttttttggtagagcctccctatgttgcccaggctgggctcaagtgatcttcctgccttagcctcccaaagttctgaaattacaggtgtgagccactgtgcctagctacaatgaataattttaaaagcgtATTCCAAGTAGTACATgtgacatccttttttttttttttttttgagggggacagagtctctctctgtcatccagcctggagggcagtgagtggcacaatctccctggctcaagcgatcctcctgcctcatctttccgagtagctgggactacaggcaagaaccaccaagcctggttattttatttatttatttttttttgagacagagtttcgctcttgttgcccaggctggagtgcaatagcgcaatctcggctcactaaaacatccgcctcctgggttcaagtcattcgcctgcctcagcctcccaagtagctggaaatataggcatgcgccaccatgcctggctaattttgtatttttagtagagacagggtttctccatgttggccaggctggtctcgaactcctgacctcaggtgacccacccacctcggcctcccaaagtgctgggattacaggcgtgagccaccacgcctggctaattttgtaatttttgtagagatggggtttcaccacattggccgggctggtctcaaactcctgacctcaagtgatctgcctgcctcagcctcccaatgttctgggattataggcatgagctaccacacctggccaggacatagttttgtttttttggttttttttttttttttttaattttgagatgaagtctcactcttgttgccctggctggagagcaatggctcaatctcggctcacgaaaacatccacctcctgagttcaagcgattctcctgtgtcagcctcccagataactgggattacaggcatataccaccatgcctggctaatttttttgtatttttagtagagacagggtttcaccatgttggccaggctggtcttgagctcctgacctcaaacgatccacctgcctcggcctcccaagtgctgggattacacgcatgagccactgcatccagcctaatCTCATTAGGTTTTTACAGTGGGGTAGGGGTTatggttcccattttacagaactGGCAGTGGAGGGTCAGAGAAAGGAATGAGGTGAATTTCCTGAGGTCACAGGGCTAGGAAGGGACCCCAGCTCTGCCTGCTTCCGGGtccattctcttccctcagtGGGAAGGAATTTTGATGTTGGGGTGGGTGGCAGTCCCCGAGACAGTGTCTCCCCTTCCCTACTTTCCTGCAGGGCGTGGACGAGTGGATGTGGCTGGCCTGGCTGTGGGGCTGACATGTGGCATCCTGCTCATTGTCCTGGCCGGCCTGGGAGCCTTTTGGTATCTGCGCTGGCGACGGCACCGAGGCCAGCAGCCCTGTCCCCAAGAGTAAGGGGGCTTCAGCGAGGAGGGGGTGGTGGTGGagagcaggggagggaggaagcatTGACCTAAAGGGATGTGCTAAGGATTGGGGGCAGGCGGGCACTGATGAAAGACCTAAGGACACAGTCATTTGGAGAGTGAGTCTGTGAGCTGGCTTGTGTCTGGTTTTGGCGACTGTCGCTCTGTCTGGATCCTCAGTACCTGGCCCGCAGTAGGAGCTCTGACCACTTTTGCTGCCAGCCTGTCTTTGCGGTACTGAGATTACCAGTATCCGTGGGATTACCACTCTGGATATTGTATCTGGTGAGGCTGCGACGGTGCAGCCTGTGGTGTCTTGGTGTCTGTGGTATGTCAGTTTCAGTGGTGACAGGTGCAGCACCTGAGTGGGTGTGGGAAATTGGTGAGGAGTGCGTCTGTGTTGTGTTCCTGTCTATATGGATGGGCTGAGTTCTGTCTGTTTGGTGTGTGTTGGCCTGCCTCTCTGCAGggctgtcttatttatttatttattttttttgagatggagtttcactctcattgcccaggctggagtgcaatggcatgatcttggctcactgcaacctctgcctcccgggttcaagtgattctcctgcctcagcctccagtgtagctgggattataggcgcactccaccacgcccagctaattttgtatttttagtagagatgggtttctctatgttggtcaggctggttttgaactcctgacctcaggtgatctgcccgccttggcctcccaaagtgctgggattacaggtgtgagccaccacgcctggccctttttttttttttttttaaaaaaaaaaaaaaaaaaaagacaaagtctcactctgttgcccaggctggagtgcagtggccggttcacagttcactgcagcctcaatttcctgggctcaagaaatcctcccacctcagcctcctgaggaactagagctacaggtgtgcgccatgcACCCGGCAGGGCTGTCTTTTTCTCTATTGCTCTGCCTGTATCTGGTGCACATGAGTGTGTCTGAATAAGAGTGTGTCTCTGTGGTTGCTGATTTCTGTGTCTGCCTGTCTGTGTGCAGCTGCCTGTCATTTGAGGCGCTTTTCTGTGTGTAAGGCTAGGCTGAAGGTGACCCTCCTTTTCTGAAGTCCACCTCCCTTCCAGCTCTGTCCCAGTGTCACCCTGAGTCTCCGTCTCCTAgatcccctctcttcctccctagtCTAGGTATCCTGTAAGTTGCCTCTGCTAACTGTACCTTTGCTGTCCCCAGGGCCGGGCTTATTAGCCCTCTGAGTCCTTTGAACCCTCTGGGCCCACCGACGCCCCtgcttccacccccacccccacccccaggcctccccacCTATGAGCAGGCGCTGGCAGCCTCTGGGGTACACGACGCACCTCCACCCCCCTACACCAGGTATGGGGCGTGGCTTCTGCCCGGGGGCGGGGCGCAGAGGGGTGGGCACGTTGGAGGAGGAACCTGGGCTCAGGGGCGGGACTTGGAATTTGGGCCTTCTTACCTAGGGCGGGGCTTGGAGTGCGGGGGCGGGGCCCCATGCAATGGTCTAGGGGCGGGGCCCAGCGTTGTATGTGTGGAGCCGTATAGGAGGGTGGGGCCTGTGCCCAGAGGGTCCTGGATTGGCTGAGACGCCAAGGGCGGTCGGAGTGGTCCTGGTTGAGGGGGGGAGAAAAACAGCCAGATCTTTGACTCCCTAGTGTGCCTTTCCTCTTGCAGCCTCAGGAGGCCTCACTGAAGAGTTGCTTTCGAGACCCGGCTCTCCGAACCGTGCCCCTGATTCATACCGGATTCCGGAAGCCCCTAGGCCTCATAGACGCCGAAGCTGGACTTGGAGTGGGGAATGGTGGGAGTACGGGTCATCCGGCCCGAGGCCTGCCCTGGCACACGCGTTTCCGCCGCGTATGGATATACACATGTTTTCGGCAACGTGTTCCCGTGTCCTGGCCCCTCACGGGCCCCCACACTCTCCTGACCGTGAGGGCACTGGCCAGTTCCGCCCCCGTGGTAGGCAGACGCGCGGGGAAATTCGGACCCAGGAGCCCAGCCCCGGCTGTGCCATCTTGTGTATGGGCAGATATGACCTGACAGCCCCCTCCAGTGCCACAGGGTACGCACACACAGAGCCCCGCCTGTGCACACGCGTGTCTTCGTGCACTCCCCGTGCGGTACAGGGGCACTTCGTAACCCAGGGAAAGGGCGGGGGGCATATTTGCAAGCGCGCTCGGTGCGGGCAGGCTCGCATTGCACCCAGGGAGCTGGAGTTGAGCTGTTCCCCTAAATAAAAACCCTTCGGAAAGGAGaccaaaaaaagcagaaataatgcaaaaaataataatgaaatgaacTGCGATCCCGGGCGCATCGGAACTGGTTTTCTGTGCAAACGCGCCCTACACCCCCAGGCCCTGCTCGCGCTcagtctctctctcactctctctctttttttttttttttttgcatttgcacGGGATTGTGGGAGGAAGCGGAGCGCAGCCAGACACCCCGCCGCCCgcccccccttcccctcccccctcccccagccgCCTTGTGCAAAGATGGCTGCACCGTGAgcgcagaggaggaggaggcggcggcggcggcggcgagagAGCGAGCACCCAGCGCCTGCACCCACCCCGGGGCCGCCCGGGACGCCCCCTCCCGAGCGCGCGCCCCCCCTTTTCTCTCGCAAGCGCCGGGGCAAAGGCGGAGACAGCGGGGTCCCTCCTCCCCCCTTTCCCTCCTCTAGGGGGAaccccccttcccccttccttggCTCAGCGACTGCACCCCCTCCCTTGCCCGCCCCTCcgcccctgccccctccctcccccgccCGGGGCCTTCCCGGGCCTTCGGCggctgcaaagaaaaaaagagagagaaaaggggggaaaaaaaagcagcagcggAGGGAGCGGCGGCGGAGGAGAGCGCGCGcgcgccccctccctccctccctccccctccccctccccccaattTCCACCGCGGCCAATTCATGGACAGGAACTACCCCAGCGCCGGCTTCGGGGACCCGCTCGGCGCCGGGGCGGGATGGAGTTACGAGAGGTCAGCGAAAGCTAGGTAAGGAGCTGAGGGTGGCCTAGAGAAGGGGGCCAAGGGGTGGGAGCccagccgggccgggccgggccgggcccgCCCGGCGACGCGTGCATCGCAAACTCCCCTCCGGCTTGCAAGGGAGCGGCCTTCCTCGGTTTGTAACAACGCCGCCGCCCCAGTTTGCAAATTGCAAACTCCGCCAAAGCCAGCTCCGGCATGCAAAGGGAGAATTGCAGCGGGAAAATGGGGGTGCAAAACAATTTCGGACGGGAAGGCcttgggaaggtgggagggacTGGCGAAGCAAGGCCTGGACTTCCCCCCATCCTTGGATTCCCGGCTTGGTGACCCCTCCCCCCGCGCCCCAGGCACTGCTCTTGCAAAggtgggaagaagagaagaattagAACGCAGATCTGGGGGGCGCGAACCCCCTCTCAGGTCCTATTGTTCCGGGACTGTGCGAGGCCGCGCCACTAGGCGCCCCCCCAAGAATTCCGCGCGCAGAGTGGGCACGGGGCCCCGCCCCCTTCCTAAGCTGGGGTTCTGTGTGTGTAAGGGAGGGGGTCAGGCGTCTGGGACACGCCCCCTTTAATGCCCCCACCCCCAAAGGCAGAGAATCCTAGTTGATCGCAAGGAGTGGAGCGTTTGCCCTCTTGAGTCTGGCCACGGACTGGGGCCGTTGCATGGGAAGAGTCGGATGTTTCccgggtgtgtgtttgtgtgtctgagCGTGGGCCCTGTGCGTGCGTGGCTGACAGCGTGTTCACCTGTGAATCTGCCCCTTTCCTGTTGCTTATTGGTGTGGCGCCCTCACACTTCACCTATCCCCAGCACCTCCCCCCCAACACACCTGGATTTCCCAGCAGGGCATAACCCCAAGTGTGTCAGGATTTTCCGTGTGGGATTCCTCCGTCTGTATCTTTTCTTCCCCACGGGTGAGTTGGATACCCGTTTGCGCACACACCTGGCATTGCACGGGCCCATGCATTTGAACCTCAACCCCCGGGGATGGTCGGTGTTCTTGTTCACACTTGCACCTGGTACTTTCCCCAGGTCTTATTCCCTCTTCTCTCCACCCCCCAAACCGTTGCCGCTTGGGAACCgatcttcctcctgctcccaacTTGTTCTGCACCACCCCATGAAGTTCAGGGCCTATGTGTTCCCGTGTGTCTACGGAAGAGGAGGCGTCCATGTGGACCTCTGGCGTTGGCCCCATAGCCTGTGTCGCCGGAACGGGGGCTGGGGGGGTTGGTGGGGTCGACGGGGGAGGGCTCTCATTTGCAAATCAAGACGCTTGCTCTGCCTTGGACCCTCTTCTGTGTGTTAGTCTCGTCTCTGAGCATGCCTGTTTGTAAACGTGAGACTATCCGGGCTCTCTTTATTCGGGCTCTGGAGTGGGGGCCATTTCTGTGGCTCTTTAGTTGGGCACCCCGATTCCCTTGTGTTCTCCCCTTTAGGGCCTACGGTTCCTTAGCTTAACACCCCCCCACCCCAGTCAGCTGGAAGGGTCCCCCCAACTCCCCGGGGGGTTTCCTGAGCTTCCTTCTCAGAAGGCAGCTTGGAAGAACCCCCTGACGTCTCCCCTTTCCCCGCAGCTTGGTTTATGGCAGCTCCAGGACCTCGCACCCCGAGACGGACATCTTACACCGCCAGGCCTACGCGGCCCCCCACCCACTGCAAAGCTATGCCACCAACCACCACCCGGCAGGTACGGCCCCCATCCCGCCCCGCTTTGGGCTGGCCCTCCCCCTCCCCCGAGGCAGCTGATTGGCTGTTGAAAGTTCCGCCCCTCCTAATTGGCCGTGGCCCGTGCCGTGGCCCGCCCCGTGCTGTGTCTCCTCTGATTGGTTGCCTTTGAGGCTGCTGGTCCCTGCTTCATTTCTCGCCGGATTCGTCCGCCCCTGCCTCGCCCCTCCCCTTTCGCTCCAATTGGCCCTGTTACCATCAGCCCCCAAATCCCACCTTCTCTTCCAGGCTTTTCCGCCTCTCCCCAACCCACCCCAATTCTTTCCCTCTGGGTTTGCCCTATTCTTTTGGCTCTTTGGaactctgaattctttcttcttgatTCCCTTTCTTCCTGATTGGCTCTAATTCTCTGGCCCGCcctgttttatcttattttgccCCATTGCCTTATTCTACCCCCCTTGCCTTTGCCTCCAAGGTTTCTGATTGGTTCCCTCTTCCTAGGGGTACTGGTAATGACATGATGCTGTCCAGTTTGACCCTTGACCCTCCTGATTGgctccttccctttttccctccccATCTTTTTTTCTGAACCCTCCCACTTAGCTCAATCCTTTCTGACACGTTCTCTGGTCTTTCTTAGACTTCATTGTCCCATCCTTTCCTCTTCCTTGCTGGAAATATCCAAATTTGGTCTCCCTCCCAGCCTTACTGAGGACTCTGTTCTTTTGCCCCTGGCTCTTTCGCTTCTAGATTTTTCTACGCTTTTGTCTACCATTTCCTACCTGGGCCCCCTGTCCTTATGACTGGATTGCCCCTTGTCTTGCTTTACTGTCTcacctttcccccttccctcccctcattCGTGTCTCATTAGCTTGGTTCTATCCATCTTGTTTTTGAATTTGCCCTTTTCTCTCCCATCCCCTCCTTTTCCTGATCCAACTTGCTTTTGgcctcttccctttctctcttgacTGTATCCTACCCACCCCCACCTGGCTGACTATAACCCCTGTCCCCGGCCAGGCCTCTCTGGACTCTTCGACACTGGCCTCCACCACACGGGCTCAGCAGGGCCCGACGCCTCCGTCATGAACCTCATCTCGGCCCTGGAATCCCGGGGCCCCCAGCCTGGCCCCTCcgcctcctctctcctctcccagtTCCGCAGTCCTTCCTGGCAAACAGGTAAGCCCAGCGCCGGCCCTGCAGGGCCAGGGTGGGACTGGCTTGCTGTCCTCTCTGACCCGCGGTCTTCCTCATCTCCAGCCATGCACACGCCAGGCCCCACGGAGCTCTTCATCTCGGGTGCCCTGCCGGGTTCCAGTACCTTTCCGTCCTCATCTGCCCTGTCGGCTTACCAACACCCGGCTTCCTTCGGCAGCCGCCCCTTCCCAGTGCCCTCGTCCCTCAGCCTCCAGGACCCCCCATTCAGCCCTCCAGCTAACGGGCTCCTGTCCCCTCATGACGTGCTGCACCTGAAGCCCTCGCAGGCACCCACGGTGCCCTCTTCACTGGGCTTCGAGCGCCTGGCAGGGGGCGGTGTCTTGGGGCCAGCTGGTCTCGGTCCAGCCCAGACCCCCCCTTACCGCCCTGGCCCCCCAgacccaccaccacctcctcgcCACCTCCCAACTCAGTTCAACCTGCTGGCTTCCTCTTccgctgctgccgccgctgccgAGCAGTCCTCCCCACAGCTCTATAACTTCTCGGGTGCTGCCCCGGGCCCACCGCCGCCTGAGCGGGCCCTGCCACGCCAGGACACGGTCATCAAGCACTACCAGCGGCCAGCCAGTGCCCAGCCCCCACCACCCCCGCCACCAGCCCATGCGCTCCAGCACTATCTGAGCTGTGGAGGCAGCTACCCCTCCATGGGCCACCGGGCCAACCTGGCCTGCAGCCCCCTGGGTGGTGGGGAGCCCTCCCCGGGTGCTGGGGAGCCTAGCAAGGCTGGTCCCAGCGGAGCCACGGCGGGGGCATCTGGCCGGGCCACGGGCCCTGAGGCAGCAGGGGgcggtggggctgggggtggtggtggaggttACCGCCCCATCATTCAGTCGCCTGGGTACAAGACGGGCAAAGGTGGTTATGGAGCAGCTGCCGGGGGTGCCACCAGGCCCCCCCCACCCCGTTCAACCGCCACCCCCAAATGTCAGAGCCTGGGTGGGCCAGCAGCCGCCTATGCCACTGGGAAGGCCTCTGGGGCTGGAGGGGCAGGGGGCCAGGCTTATTCCCCCGGTCAGCCTCAAGGGCTTCTGGGACCCCAGGCCTACGGGCAAGGGTTTGGAGGGGGGCAGGCACAGGACTTGAGCAAAgcccccagctactcagggggcccCCCACAGCCCCCCAGCGGCCCCCCTCCTCCTGGCCTGGCCACATGTCAGAGCTACTCCCCGGACCAGCTGCAGGGGCAGCTGTATGGGGTGCAGGGCGAGCCATACCCAGGGCCAGCCGCCCACTCCCAGGGGCTGCCCACAGCCAGCCCCTCGCTCAGCTACAGTACCGGCCATTCCCCAGCGCTCTCGGGCCATGGGGGTGGCTGGGGacccagctccctgggaggcGGCGGTGAGGCCAGCCCATCTCACATCATTCGTCCGCTCCAGTCACCGCCTGCCACCGGCCGCCCACCTGGAGTTGGCTCTCCAGGAGCCCCTGGCAAATACCTGAGCTCAGTCTTGGCCTCAGCGCCTTTCCTGGCACCTCCGGGAGCTGGCAGCTATGCAGCCGGAGCAGGTGGCTACAAGGGCAAGGGGGATGGCTCGGAGCTGCTGGCGGGCCCAGGTGGGCCTCCTGCGGAGCGCACAGAGGATGAGGAGTTCCTTATCCAGCACCTCTTGCAGGCGCCCAGCCCTCCTCGGACCTCAGGGGCGGACGGCTTGGTGGGCGAGGACGGGGCAGCAGATGCCTCTAAGGGACTTGGGGGGAGTGGCGGGGCCGGGGGACCGCCGGGTACACCCTACGAGTTGGCCAAGGAAGACCCCCAGAGGTACCACCTGCAGAGTGTCATCCGCACCAGTGCCAGCCTGGATGAAGGTGCCACTGCGGCActggagctgggcctggggaggctgaaggagaagaagaaagggccAGAGCGGGGTGGCGAGACCCCCGAGGGGCTGGCCACCTCTGTTGTCCACTACGGGGCAGGCGCCAAGGAGCTGGGGGCCTTCTTGCAAAAGAGCCCTCCGCCCCCACCTCCCACGGCCCAGTCTACCCAGCCCACTCCCCATGGCCTCCTTCTGGAGGCCGGGGGCCCTGACCTCCCACTGGTGCTGCCTCCGCCTCCCCCCCAGCTGCTCCCCTCGGTCCTCAGCCATGCCCCCAGTCCCTCTCCCAGCGCCTCCAAAGTCGGCGTCCACCTCCTTGAGCCAGCCACCCGCGATGGGGCACCCCAGCCACCTCCACCGCCACCCCCGCCTCCACCACCCATGCCCCTGCAGCTCGAGGCCCACCTCCGCAGCCATGGCCTGGAGCCCGCGGCCCCCAGCCCCCGCCTGCGACCCGAGGAGAGCCTGGATCCGCCAGGCGCCATGCAGGAATTGCTCGGGGCTCTGGAGCCGCTGCCCCCGGCGCCTGGGGACACCGGCGTAGGCCCGCCAAACTCGGAGGGCAAGGATCCCGCAGGCGCCTACCGCAGCCCCAGCCCGCAAGGCACCAAGGCGCCGCGTTTCGTGCCGCTCACCTccatctgcttccctgactcCTTGCTCCAAGACGAGGAGCGCAGCTTCTTCCCCACCATGGAGGAGATGTTCGGTGGAGGGGCCGCGGACGACTACGGCAAGGCCGGGCCACCTGAGGACGAGGGGGACCCCAAGGCTGGCGCTGGGCCACCCCCCGGCCCCCCTGCTTATGATCCCTATGGGCCCTACTGTCCTGGCCGGGCGTCGGGAGCCGGGCCCGAGACACCGGGCCTGGGCCTGGACCCGAACAAACCGCCTGAACTGCCCTCCACGGTCAACGCTGAGCCGCTGGGCCTGATCCAGAGTGGCCCCCACCAGGCGGCGCCACCACCCCCGCCTCCGCCACCGCCGCCTCCCGCGCCGGCCTCCGAACCCAAGGGTGGCCTCACCTCGCCCATCTTCTGCTCTACCAAGCCAAAGAAGCTGCTCAAGACATCCTCCTTCCACCTGCTGCGGCGCCGCGACCCACCCTTCCAGACCCCCAAGAAGCTGTACGCCCAGGAGTACGAGTTCGAGGCGGACGAGGACAAGGCCGATGTTCCCGCCGACATCCGCCTCAACCCCCGGCGCTTGCCTGACCTGGTCTCCAGCTGCCGCTCCCGTCCGGCCCTCTCGCCACTGGGGGACATCGACTTCTGCCCACCCAACCCAGGACCCGATGGCCCCCGGCGCCGTGGCCGCAAGCCCACGAAGGCGAAACGTGATGGGCCACCCCGGCCACGGGGGAGGCCCCGGATCCGCCCGCTGGAGGTCCCGACCACTGCggggcccgcctcggcctccacgCCCACCGATGGCACCAAGAAACCCCGGGGCCGGGGCCGAGGCCGGGGTCGAAAGGCTGAGGAGGCAGGGGGCACCCGGTTGGAGCCCCTGAAGCCACTTAAGGTGAGGGGGATGGGGTCTTGTAGGGGATAGGGGAGGAGGAGCTGTGTCCGAtgtttgagtcttttttttttttttttt from Pan paniscus chromosome 20, NHGRI_mPanPan1-v2.0_pri, whole genome shotgun sequence encodes the following:
- the PRRG2 gene encoding transmembrane gamma-carboxyglutamic acid protein 2; its protein translation is MRGHPSLLLLYMALTTCLDTSPSGETDQEVFLGPPEAQSFLSSHTRIPRANHWDLELLTPGNLERECLEERCSWEEAREYFEDNTLTERFWESYIYNGKGGRGRVDVAGLAVGLTCGILLIVLAGLGAFWYLRWRRHRGQQPCPQEAGLISPLSPLNPLGPPTPLLPPPPPPPGLPTYEQALAASGVHDAPPPPYTSLRRPH
- the PRR12 gene encoding proline-rich protein 12 — translated: MDRNYPSAGFGDPLGAGAGWSYERSAKASLVYGSSRTSHPETDILHRQAYAAPHPLQSYATNHHPAGLSGLFDTGLHHTGSAGPDASVMNLISALESRGPQPGPSASSLLSQFRSPSWQTAMHTPGPTELFISGALPGSSTFPSSSALSAYQHPASFGSRPFPVPSSLSLQDPPFSPPANGLLSPHDVLHLKPSQAPTVPSSLGFERLAGGGVLGPAGLGPAQTPPYRPGPPDPPPPPRHLPTQFNLLASSSAAAAAAEQSSPQLYNFSGAAPGPPPPERALPRQDTVIKHYQRPASAQPPPPPPPAHALQHYLSCGGSYPSMGHRANLACSPLGGGEPSPGAGEPSKAGPSGATAGASGRATGPEAAGGGGAGGGGGGYRPIIQSPGYKTGKGGYGAAAGGATRPPPPRSTATPKCQSLGGPAAAYATGKASGAGGAGGQAYSPGQPQGLLGPQAYGQGFGGGQAQDLSKAPSYSGGPPQPPSGPPPPGLATCQSYSPDQLQGQLYGVQGEPYPGPAAHSQGLPTASPSLSYSTGHSPALSGHGGGWGPSSLGGGGEASPSHIIRPLQSPPATGRPPGVGSPGAPGKYLSSVLASAPFLAPPGAGSYAAGAGGYKGKGDGSELLAGPGGPPAERTEDEEFLIQHLLQAPSPPRTSGADGLVGEDGAADASKGLGGSGGAGGPPGTPYELAKEDPQRYHLQSVIRTSASLDEGATAALELGLGRLKEKKKGPERGGETPEGLATSVVHYGAGAKELGAFLQKSPPPPPPTAQSTQPTPHGLLLEAGGPDLPLVLPPPPPQLLPSVLSHAPSPSPSASKVGVHLLEPATRDGAPQPPPPPPPPPPPMPLQLEAHLRSHGLEPAAPSPRLRPEESLDPPGAMQELLGALEPLPPAPGDTGVGPPNSEGKDPAGAYRSPSPQGTKAPRFVPLTSICFPDSLLQDEERSFFPTMEEMFGGGAADDYGKAGPPEDEGDPKAGAGPPPGPPAYDPYGPYCPGRASGAGPETPGLGLDPNKPPELPSTVNAEPLGLIQSGPHQAAPPPPPPPPPPPAPASEPKGGLTSPIFCSTKPKKLLKTSSFHLLRRRDPPFQTPKKLYAQEYEFEADEDKADVPADIRLNPRRLPDLVSSCRSRPALSPLGDIDFCPPNPGPDGPRRRGRKPTKAKRDGPPRPRGRPRIRPLEVPTTAGPASASTPTDGTKKPRGRGRGRGRKAEEAGGTRLEPLKPLKIKLSVPKAGEGLGTSSGDAVSGSDHNSLDSSLTREKIEAKIKEVEEKQPEMKSGFMASFLDFLKSGKRHPPLYQAGLTPPLSPPKSVPPSVPARGLQPQPPATPAVPHPPPSGAFGLGGALEAAESEGLGLGCPSPCKRLDEELKRNLETLPSFSSDEEDSVAKNRDLQESISSAISALDDPPLAGPKDTSTPDGPPLAPAAAVPGPPPLPGLPSANSNGTPEPPLLEEKPPPTPPPAPTPQPQPQPPPPPPPPQPALPSPPPLVAPTPSSPPLPLPPPPAMPSPPPPPPPPPAAAPLAAPPEEPAAPSPEDPELPDTRPLHLAKKQETAAVCGETDEEAGESGGEGIFRERDEFVIRAEDIPSLKLALQTGREPPPIWRVQKALLQKFTPEIKDGQRQFCATSNYLGYFGDAKNRYQRLYVKFLENVNKKDYVRVCARKPWHRPPVPVRRSGQTKNPASAGGSSAPPPKAPAPPPKPETPEKTTSEKPPEQTPETAMPEPPAPEKPSLLRPVEKEKEKEKVTRGERPLRGERATSGRQTRPERSLATGQPATSRLPKARPTKVKAEPPPKKRKKWLKEAGSNAAAGGGPPGSSSDSESSPGAPSEDERAVPGRLLKTRAMREMYRSYVEMLVSTALDPDMIQALEDTHDELYLPPMRKIDGLLNEHKKKVLKRLSLSPALQDALHTFPQLQVEQSGEGSPEEGAVRLRPAGEPYNRKTLSKLKRSVVRAQEFKVELEKSGYYTLYHSLHHYKYHTFLRCRDQTLAIEGGAEDLGQEEVVQQCMRNQPWLEQLFDSFSDLLAQAQAHSRCG